The following proteins come from a genomic window of Paenibacillus swuensis:
- a CDS encoding helix-turn-helix domain-containing protein, whose protein sequence is MRKTEAGTALASYEAGWDMGFHEHQTCELSTVLEGSGEFEANGERHRIHPGSVIFIPPGVNHRYSSVTPIRFAVIEAGGLPKEVQACFDGMTPKGKPALLRLPSMELEPFTALFRLWMRMLSGARVQRERKIAAWLEVMILFIQQHAKEDAAPLSMMDAGETIRTQLGDELRIKELAERSGMSPAAFRRGFQAVYGMSPKQYQMQARIDEAKWLLRSTSKTIQFVAEQCGFSTLHSFSAWFQQNERVAPSVWRKRQQGILGDDPGHGDTNFLHK, encoded by the coding sequence ATGAGGAAGACGGAAGCCGGAACGGCTTTGGCCAGTTATGAAGCAGGCTGGGATATGGGTTTTCACGAACATCAAACCTGCGAACTCAGCACGGTGCTCGAAGGCTCCGGCGAGTTTGAAGCGAACGGTGAGCGGCATCGCATTCATCCGGGCAGTGTCATCTTCATTCCCCCGGGGGTGAACCATCGCTACAGTTCCGTGACGCCGATTCGATTCGCGGTCATTGAAGCGGGGGGACTGCCGAAGGAAGTGCAAGCCTGCTTTGATGGGATGACGCCTAAAGGCAAACCTGCCCTGCTGCGTCTGCCGTCCATGGAGTTGGAGCCGTTTACGGCTCTGTTTCGGCTCTGGATGCGCATGTTGTCAGGCGCCAGAGTACAACGGGAGCGCAAGATTGCGGCGTGGCTGGAAGTAATGATTTTGTTCATTCAGCAGCACGCCAAGGAGGATGCGGCCCCCCTCTCCATGATGGATGCGGGTGAAACGATTCGAACCCAACTTGGGGACGAATTGCGAATTAAAGAGTTGGCCGAGCGCAGCGGGATGTCTCCGGCTGCGTTTCGGCGAGGCTTTCAAGCGGTGTACGGCATGTCACCGAAGCAGTATCAGATGCAGGCGCGCATTGACGAGGCGAAGTGGCTGCTGCGGTCTACATCGAAAACCATCCAGTTTGTTGCGGAGCAATGCGGATTTTCCACGCTTCATTCGTTCAGCGCCTGGTTTCAACAGAATGAACGCGTCGCACCTTCAGTATGGCGTAAACGCCAGCAAGGGATCCTTGGGGACGATCCCGGCCATGGGGACACGAACTTTTTACACAAATGA
- a CDS encoding ATP-binding cassette domain-containing protein translates to MALRLSQVTKAFGANPVLNNITLSVREGEFIAIVGRSGCGKSTLLRLAAGLEEATSGTLTLNEKVIKGIHPETRVMFQDARLLPWRTVLDNVKIGVTGRSVAETTDRALDVLRAVGLQDKAGEWPSVLSGGQRQRVALARALAGQPKLLLLDEPLGALDALTRIEMQQLIESLWQERGFTSVLVTHDVSEAVALADRVILIEHGEVALDVQITLARPREKDSGFLHFEKQILNRVLLPEQQRETPGKVHFEI, encoded by the coding sequence TTGGCTCTGCGGTTGTCTCAAGTAACCAAAGCGTTCGGCGCCAATCCTGTGCTGAACAATATAACCTTGTCTGTACGGGAGGGTGAATTTATCGCCATCGTAGGTCGCAGCGGTTGCGGGAAGAGCACATTGCTCCGCTTGGCAGCCGGTCTCGAGGAGGCAACGTCCGGAACCCTTACCCTTAATGAGAAAGTCATTAAGGGAATTCATCCGGAGACCCGTGTCATGTTCCAAGACGCCCGATTGTTACCCTGGCGAACCGTCTTGGATAATGTGAAGATCGGCGTTACGGGTCGTTCAGTTGCTGAAACTACGGATCGGGCGCTAGATGTGCTTCGGGCGGTAGGATTGCAAGACAAGGCGGGGGAATGGCCGTCTGTCTTGTCAGGGGGCCAACGTCAGCGTGTCGCCCTGGCCAGGGCTTTGGCCGGACAACCGAAGTTATTGTTGCTCGATGAGCCCTTGGGCGCTTTGGACGCTTTGACCCGCATCGAGATGCAACAGTTAATTGAATCGCTTTGGCAGGAGCGCGGATTTACTTCCGTTCTTGTCACGCATGACGTCAGCGAGGCTGTGGCTTTAGCAGACCGAGTGATCCTTATTGAACATGGCGAAGTTGCTTTGGATGTTCAGATTACTTTGGCTCGTCCTCGGGAGAAGGATAGCGGATTCCTTCATTTTGAAAAACAGATTCTGAATCGGGTCTTGTTGCCTGAGCAACAGCGGGAAACCCCAGGAAAAGTTCATTTTGAAATCTAA
- a CDS encoding sensor histidine kinase: MQVLNSLKFRVTAIVFIIAIPLLVLLYYNNHYATDMVVRQVSESNRTFLSNHTEQVHKTLGDIRNYLGKVFQYEPEFIELTLHPEESYEYVTAKSKALNKLTIDLGYYNIVDTFLIYNAREDDLSFVTLTNYSRMEELIVTHKEKLLEDSDQYVGGPWDVLQASGSVYLYKVITTGTDLYLGALISLDAVMKPFDLTSVSRDWGVYITKNNRLLYQKESFTDTPPTPSFIRTWPQEESVGVLRDPGGERANYLLVHEYVLEADVWVSVVIPERNLLQGLTFFRVAVYVIPVVFLIVVLFYFMTVHRLLFKPIAESVAGMRKLARGDLSVRLRDQPLNELHVMSDTFNHMAAQIEDLKIHVYEEQIKTQQSELMKLQLQINPHFYTNSLNILYSLINLQKNDLALKMAQHLAHYYRNIMKSDQTAVIRLSEEAEHIVNYLEIQRMIYPNRFTYRIRIPERYGSCAVFPLTLQPVVENAIVHGLMKGRGAFHLDIEAGPDPEAPLHSYCITVRDNGKGFPPEKLEQLSRDQLLLPGSVDGRVGMRNVYHRLNKYFGDEAALRFENDPSGGAVVKLILPVKGCNPSGAALPS; this comes from the coding sequence ATGCAGGTGTTGAATTCATTAAAGTTCAGAGTGACGGCTATCGTATTTATTATCGCCATTCCGTTGTTAGTGCTGCTGTATTACAATAACCATTATGCCACGGACATGGTCGTCCGGCAGGTATCCGAATCCAACCGCACTTTCTTAAGCAACCATACCGAGCAAGTCCACAAGACGTTGGGCGACATCCGGAATTATCTGGGCAAAGTGTTTCAGTATGAACCGGAATTTATTGAGCTTACGCTCCATCCTGAAGAAAGTTACGAGTATGTAACGGCCAAGAGCAAGGCTTTAAACAAGCTGACAATCGACCTTGGATATTACAATATTGTCGACACGTTCCTGATCTATAACGCCAGGGAAGATGATTTGAGCTTCGTTACGCTAACGAACTATTCCCGCATGGAAGAGCTCATTGTAACCCACAAGGAAAAGCTTCTCGAAGATTCCGATCAATATGTGGGGGGTCCCTGGGACGTTCTTCAAGCTTCGGGGAGCGTATACCTCTACAAGGTGATTACAACGGGGACGGATCTGTATTTAGGGGCGTTAATTTCCTTGGACGCGGTCATGAAACCATTCGACTTAACATCGGTAAGCAGGGATTGGGGCGTCTACATTACGAAGAATAACCGATTGTTGTATCAAAAAGAAAGCTTTACCGACACACCTCCGACCCCCTCATTTATCCGAACATGGCCTCAGGAAGAAAGTGTTGGCGTACTCAGGGACCCCGGAGGGGAACGGGCCAATTATTTATTAGTGCATGAGTATGTTCTGGAGGCCGACGTATGGGTCAGTGTGGTCATCCCGGAACGCAATTTGTTGCAAGGGCTTACATTCTTTCGGGTCGCCGTATATGTTATTCCGGTGGTGTTCCTGATCGTGGTGTTATTCTACTTCATGACCGTGCATCGTCTGTTGTTCAAGCCGATTGCGGAATCCGTTGCGGGAATGCGGAAGCTGGCCAGAGGGGATCTTTCCGTTCGGCTGAGAGACCAGCCCCTAAACGAATTGCATGTGATGAGCGACACGTTTAATCATATGGCCGCACAGATTGAGGATCTGAAAATTCATGTCTATGAAGAACAGATCAAAACGCAGCAGTCGGAGCTGATGAAGCTTCAGTTGCAGATTAATCCTCATTTCTATACCAATTCCCTTAACATCTTATATAGCTTGATTAATTTGCAGAAGAATGATCTTGCCCTCAAGATGGCTCAGCATCTCGCTCACTATTACCGGAACATCATGAAGTCCGATCAGACGGCGGTCATTCGTCTATCCGAGGAAGCGGAGCATATCGTGAATTATCTGGAGATTCAGCGGATGATCTATCCGAACCGGTTTACTTACCGCATTCGTATTCCGGAGCGCTATGGCTCCTGTGCCGTATTTCCGTTAACGCTCCAACCCGTGGTGGAAAATGCGATTGTACACGGGCTCATGAAAGGGCGCGGAGCATTTCATCTGGACATCGAAGCGGGGCCGGATCCGGAGGCGCCCCTTCACAGCTATTGCATTACGGTCCGCGACAACGGCAAGGGTTTCCCGCCGGAGAAGCTGGAACAGCTGAGCCGCGATCAACTGTTGTTGCCCGGAAGCGTGGACGGACGCGTCGGCATGCGGAATGTATACCACCGACTTAACAAGTATTTCGGAGACGAGGCAGCTCTCCGGTTCGAGAATGATCCGTCGGGCGGGGCTGTGGTGAAGTTGATATTGCCGGTCAAGGGCTGTAATCCATCGGGTGCAGCACTTCCCTCTTAA
- a CDS encoding phytanoyl-CoA dioxygenase family protein encodes MKTVRIGEHDLELGGRYMTELRDSNAIAEDAEALKARIAEDGYLLLRGFHNREDVLNARRNLLEKMRVMGRLAEDTLLDEGVIGPENKMAMFQGLNNDNPDLLKVVNSNKVMGFFDRFLGGPSLTYDFKWLRAVGKGEFTGAHYDIVYMGRGTKNLYTMWTPLGDVSYDMGGLALCLGSQHFERIKATYGQMDVDRDNVQGWFSNDPVEIVDKFGGQWATTEFQAGDVLIFGMYMMHGSLTNTTDRYRISVDTRYQLASEPVDDRWYGANKGHYAWGQGQTVTMQEARTAWGI; translated from the coding sequence ATGAAGACCGTTCGAATCGGCGAGCACGACTTGGAATTGGGGGGCCGGTATATGACGGAACTCCGGGATTCCAATGCGATCGCGGAAGATGCTGAAGCATTAAAAGCACGGATTGCGGAAGACGGGTATTTGCTGCTTAGGGGCTTTCATAATCGGGAAGACGTGCTGAACGCCAGGCGAAATCTGCTGGAGAAGATGCGAGTGATGGGAAGATTGGCTGAAGACACCCTATTGGATGAGGGGGTCATCGGACCGGAGAACAAGATGGCGATGTTCCAAGGACTGAATAACGACAATCCCGATCTGCTAAAGGTGGTGAACTCGAACAAGGTAATGGGTTTCTTCGACCGCTTTCTGGGCGGCCCCTCTCTGACCTATGATTTCAAATGGCTGCGTGCCGTCGGTAAAGGAGAGTTCACAGGCGCACATTACGATATCGTCTATATGGGCCGGGGCACTAAGAATCTCTACACGATGTGGACACCGCTCGGCGACGTATCCTATGACATGGGCGGGCTGGCCCTGTGTCTGGGTTCACAGCACTTTGAACGAATTAAGGCTACCTACGGGCAAATGGATGTGGACCGGGATAACGTGCAAGGCTGGTTTTCTAACGATCCGGTCGAGATTGTTGATAAATTTGGCGGCCAATGGGCCACAACGGAGTTTCAGGCGGGCGATGTGCTCATCTTCGGCATGTATATGATGCACGGTTCCCTGACCAATACGACCGATCGTTACCGCATTAGTGTGGATACGCGCTATCAGTTGGCATCGGAACCGGTGGATGACCGCTGGTACGGCGCCAACAAAGGTCATTATGCCTGGGGACAGGGGCAAACGGTGACGATGCAAGAAGCAAGAACGGCTTGGGGAATATAG
- a CDS encoding glycoside hydrolase family 36 protein: protein MRITLHENGCFDIRTDRIYMLQCYPGWDGESVHPVQTAVKGQTIVYTFPEGSLTLQFKETDDGVTLSTSLKDMSEFPQWVHPIYQGRVQGADGYFRQGFGMAGPSGYQSLSSLAGNNSAACSAESYGLTAFTHEHGCLVLFAEEHDTYMHRYDLQSSGSDLTMKLTCGFRTERTRLQPTSIPDIHILETPSLEEGLTGAARRMASRMQARTHQPPAYHWCSWYYKYYEFSQEDLTDYLQGFSATGTPLRYVQIDAGYFPSLGDWLEINHLWPDGLQAAFRRITEEGYTPGIWIGPFMVGNRSRLYREHPDWVLRKKDGTPVTELRCYGEFKLWGYKDEEYYVLDTSHPEAMAYLCQVFRTLYQWGARLFKTDFMFWGVQDSSEVSRHTPGKTSIGYFRDFLQAVRQEIGEESYWLGCIAPFHAFIGFADGMRIAGDLGPAWIGDGHGPVNMIRETMAVNYMNHIFWQNDPDAVILRDFHISLTDREIESLALLQAVSGGAVYTSDPLHEVNHDRLSLFRFIEPHGKQKPILPYLQQRGPEQVFVHRWPEEERYLIYLFNPTEFTVRGQYSIAELTGTERVFTRVWQTGEYTDQPLSQLIVSIAPHQCLLYFAKKNKVLNDPIDHLWVW, encoded by the coding sequence ATGAGAATTACACTTCATGAGAACGGTTGTTTTGATATCAGAACAGATCGTATTTACATGCTGCAATGTTACCCCGGTTGGGATGGCGAATCCGTTCATCCTGTTCAGACGGCGGTGAAGGGTCAAACCATCGTTTACACCTTCCCTGAGGGCAGCTTGACGCTGCAGTTTAAGGAGACAGATGATGGAGTTACCCTTTCCACAAGCTTGAAAGACATGTCCGAATTCCCGCAGTGGGTTCACCCCATCTATCAAGGCCGGGTTCAGGGCGCCGATGGGTATTTCCGGCAAGGCTTCGGCATGGCGGGTCCCTCAGGTTACCAATCCTTAAGTTCTTTGGCAGGTAACAACAGCGCGGCATGTTCAGCCGAAAGCTATGGACTGACGGCATTCACACATGAGCATGGCTGCCTCGTTCTCTTTGCCGAAGAACATGATACCTATATGCATCGTTATGATTTGCAGTCCTCCGGATCAGATCTTACCATGAAGCTTACCTGCGGTTTCAGAACCGAGCGGACCCGTCTCCAGCCGACGTCCATTCCGGACATTCACATCCTTGAAACGCCCTCCTTGGAAGAAGGACTTACGGGCGCTGCCCGCCGCATGGCTTCCCGTATGCAAGCCCGCACGCACCAACCGCCCGCGTACCACTGGTGCTCCTGGTATTACAAGTACTATGAGTTCAGCCAGGAGGATCTTACAGACTATCTGCAAGGCTTCAGCGCAACCGGCACCCCCCTGCGATATGTCCAGATTGATGCGGGCTACTTCCCTTCGCTTGGAGATTGGCTCGAAATCAATCATCTGTGGCCGGACGGTCTTCAAGCGGCCTTTCGGAGAATCACGGAAGAAGGTTATACCCCAGGAATCTGGATCGGCCCCTTTATGGTCGGTAACCGAAGCCGGCTGTACCGCGAGCATCCGGACTGGGTGCTTCGGAAGAAGGACGGTACACCTGTAACCGAACTGCGTTGCTATGGTGAATTCAAGCTCTGGGGCTACAAGGATGAAGAATATTATGTGCTGGATACAAGCCACCCCGAAGCTATGGCTTATCTGTGTCAGGTGTTCAGAACGTTATATCAGTGGGGAGCGCGGTTATTTAAGACGGACTTCATGTTCTGGGGCGTGCAAGACAGCTCTGAGGTCAGCAGGCACACGCCAGGAAAAACAAGCATTGGTTATTTTCGTGATTTTCTGCAGGCGGTTCGTCAGGAGATTGGCGAGGAAAGCTACTGGCTTGGATGCATCGCACCATTTCACGCCTTCATCGGCTTTGCTGACGGCATGCGGATTGCCGGGGATTTGGGACCTGCGTGGATCGGGGACGGCCATGGACCCGTAAACATGATCCGGGAGACGATGGCGGTTAACTACATGAATCATATTTTCTGGCAAAATGATCCCGACGCCGTTATCCTCCGCGACTTTCACATCTCCCTGACCGACCGGGAAATCGAGTCTCTGGCGTTACTGCAAGCGGTGTCCGGAGGCGCTGTCTATACATCGGATCCGCTGCATGAAGTAAACCATGACCGCTTATCCCTGTTCCGGTTTATAGAACCGCACGGAAAGCAGAAGCCGATTCTTCCATACCTTCAGCAACGAGGTCCCGAACAAGTATTTGTTCATCGCTGGCCGGAGGAGGAGCGTTACTTAATTTACTTGTTCAATCCCACGGAGTTTACGGTCAGAGGACAGTATTCCATAGCCGAATTGACGGGTACGGAGCGGGTATTCACAAGGGTATGGCAGACCGGGGAATACACGGACCAGCCCCTATCCCAACTGATTGTGAGCATCGCGCCGCATCAGTGCCTGCTCTATTTTGCCAAGAAGAATAAAGTACTGAACGATCCAATCGATCACTTATGGGTGTGGTAA
- the ssuD gene encoding FMNH2-dependent alkanesulfonate monooxygenase, which produces MNIFWFIPTHGDGRYLGTAIGARAVDAVYMKQIAQAADRLGFQGVLIPTGSSCEDPWITAASLIHETTNLKFLVAVRPGLMSPTLAARMAATFDRLSGGRLLINVVAGGDPVELAGDGLFLDHDTRYALTDEFLHVWRKVLSGETVTHEGEQLRIEGGKVLYPPIQQPYPPLWFGGSSPAASVVAADHADVYLTWGETPREVGEKIARIRELAGERGRTLKFGIRLHVIVRETEEEAWQAAEDLIQHVDDATVEAAQAIFARFDSVGQQRMSVLHRGSRAELEISPNLWAGIGLVRGGAGTALVGDPVTVAARMQEYADLGIDTFIFSGYPHLEESYRVAELLFPHLPLNHRPPAGPSSISPFGEMIANEVKPSERVGATTD; this is translated from the coding sequence GAAACAAATTGCGCAGGCCGCGGATCGGTTGGGTTTTCAAGGGGTGTTGATCCCTACAGGAAGCTCGTGCGAGGATCCATGGATTACAGCCGCTTCATTAATCCATGAGACTACGAATCTGAAGTTTCTGGTTGCGGTTAGACCCGGATTAATGTCCCCTACGTTAGCCGCCCGGATGGCGGCGACATTCGACCGGTTATCCGGCGGGCGGTTGCTGATCAATGTCGTTGCCGGAGGAGATCCGGTGGAACTGGCCGGCGACGGATTGTTCCTCGATCATGATACCCGTTACGCATTAACCGATGAATTTCTTCACGTGTGGCGTAAGGTCCTGTCAGGCGAAACGGTGACCCACGAAGGAGAACAATTGCGAATTGAGGGAGGGAAGGTGCTCTATCCTCCGATCCAGCAACCTTACCCTCCGCTGTGGTTTGGCGGATCATCTCCGGCGGCGAGCGTTGTGGCCGCGGATCACGCGGATGTCTACCTCACATGGGGCGAGACGCCTCGTGAAGTCGGGGAAAAGATCGCTCGTATCCGCGAGCTTGCCGGAGAGCGGGGACGGACCTTGAAGTTTGGGATCCGTCTTCACGTCATCGTCCGTGAAACGGAGGAAGAGGCCTGGCAAGCGGCGGAAGACCTCATTCAACATGTGGATGATGCCACAGTGGAAGCTGCCCAAGCCATCTTTGCCCGGTTTGATTCCGTTGGGCAACAACGGATGTCCGTGCTGCACCGGGGGAGTCGCGCGGAGCTGGAAATCAGCCCGAATTTATGGGCCGGCATCGGTTTAGTGCGCGGAGGCGCGGGTACGGCTTTAGTAGGCGACCCCGTTACTGTGGCGGCCCGTATGCAAGAATATGCTGACTTGGGCATTGACACGTTCATCTTCTCAGGATACCCGCATCTGGAGGAGTCGTATCGGGTAGCTGAGTTACTGTTCCCTCATCTGCCGCTCAACCATCGCCCGCCCGCTGGGCCTTCTTCCATCAGTCCTTTCGGCGAGATGATCGCCAATGAAGTGAAGCCTAGCGAGCGTGTTGGGGCAACAACGGATTAG
- a CDS encoding glycoside hydrolase family 65 protein, protein MSIQEALKVGDIHRKPNKESLNLYIGNGRCGVRLDAYGLMGQEGWVPGRGRTAIMHADHWHRGKYAQDIWLPVARLAWSEADLEPALMDIHQQSLMLHDGTTITNLETRLGSMTIKASFHPEFRDYMLYEIHHEGVGEGAFPALKFIPETLVETYHEQRLEGTLRDAQLSEDEKQWHGVLSMGTANTVIAVRVLSEEGVMKMKSDSTAPEIRANGLRGKHLLIIGIAAEARKEEMLRGLQGFGTDAMQHTREAWHRRWGNAYISVPDPQAQAMWARSLFYVLASYAPDSRCPAAPMGWSGSGWPLSFPQDLSYIHPALLRLGHLDIARSWVEFYASRCEEMRLLSGEIFHAEGTVWAWEFPIGTATNYLREGSPNWYQYQLHNSAYPARMAYETAQYTGDATWALEHAWPVVYGSAQFYRSIVHKEAGDEAWSIHWTPSMGQDELGGENAKNYLCALYSAQYSFQTAIRLADQLRLHPAEYEQWKSILKDGLAFAKLYDAELGIYTTYEGREARQFGEQKHPVQLNPLTFLPLGALDTATETAYHRRAELCYGAGNSFYYGWTLADYLLAASHMGDEEGLLASLEEFIPANYTDSEWIQLYESSNLLDAAFYVTSHGLYLQALNDAVVCDYWGDLKIGHASPAAWEQIQFEGLRTMDGKIWSGLKVEGEWKVTEGGLANVKNEA, encoded by the coding sequence ATGTCTATTCAAGAGGCATTAAAGGTTGGGGATATCCATCGAAAGCCGAACAAGGAATCATTAAATCTTTACATAGGTAACGGAAGGTGCGGTGTGAGGCTTGATGCTTACGGACTTATGGGACAGGAAGGATGGGTGCCGGGAAGGGGACGCACCGCGATCATGCACGCGGATCATTGGCATCGGGGCAAGTACGCGCAGGATATTTGGCTGCCGGTGGCGCGACTGGCATGGTCGGAAGCGGACCTTGAGCCGGCACTTATGGATATACATCAGCAAAGCTTGATGCTGCATGACGGCACGACCATAACGAACTTGGAAACACGGCTAGGTTCCATGACGATCAAGGCTTCATTTCATCCGGAGTTCCGAGACTACATGCTCTATGAGATCCATCATGAAGGTGTAGGGGAGGGCGCATTTCCCGCGCTTAAGTTCATTCCTGAAACTCTTGTGGAAACGTATCACGAGCAAAGGCTGGAGGGTACGCTTCGGGATGCCCAATTATCCGAGGATGAGAAACAATGGCATGGGGTGCTGTCCATGGGCACCGCAAACACGGTCATCGCCGTTCGGGTGCTATCGGAGGAAGGCGTCATGAAGATGAAATCCGACAGCACCGCGCCGGAGATCCGTGCGAACGGACTTCGGGGAAAGCACCTGCTTATCATCGGTATCGCTGCAGAAGCCCGGAAGGAAGAGATGCTTCGAGGACTACAGGGATTCGGTACGGATGCGATGCAACATACCCGGGAAGCGTGGCACCGAAGGTGGGGGAACGCGTACATATCGGTGCCTGATCCGCAAGCGCAGGCGATGTGGGCAAGGTCGCTCTTCTATGTCCTGGCCAGCTATGCGCCGGACTCGCGCTGCCCCGCGGCTCCGATGGGATGGTCGGGAAGCGGATGGCCGCTGTCATTTCCCCAGGATTTATCGTATATTCATCCCGCTTTGCTCCGATTAGGGCATCTGGACATCGCACGATCCTGGGTGGAATTCTACGCATCGCGTTGTGAGGAGATGCGGTTGCTTAGCGGAGAGATTTTTCATGCGGAAGGAACGGTGTGGGCTTGGGAATTTCCGATTGGTACGGCAACCAACTACCTCAGGGAGGGCAGTCCGAACTGGTATCAGTACCAGTTGCATAACAGCGCTTATCCCGCGCGAATGGCCTATGAAACAGCGCAGTATACGGGGGATGCAACGTGGGCCCTGGAGCACGCCTGGCCTGTTGTGTATGGTTCGGCGCAGTTCTACCGATCCATTGTTCACAAAGAAGCCGGTGATGAAGCTTGGAGCATTCATTGGACGCCTTCCATGGGGCAAGACGAGTTGGGCGGGGAGAACGCCAAGAACTACCTGTGCGCCTTATACAGCGCGCAATATTCATTCCAAACCGCGATTCGATTGGCGGACCAACTCCGATTGCACCCGGCGGAATACGAGCAATGGAAATCCATTCTGAAAGATGGCCTGGCTTTCGCCAAACTGTATGATGCGGAGCTTGGAATTTACACGACCTATGAAGGACGGGAAGCCAGGCAGTTCGGAGAGCAGAAACATCCCGTACAGCTGAATCCCCTTACGTTCCTCCCTCTCGGAGCTTTGGATACCGCAACGGAAACGGCCTATCACCGCAGAGCCGAATTGTGTTATGGTGCGGGGAACAGCTTCTATTACGGGTGGACGTTGGCGGATTACTTGCTGGCGGCTTCTCACATGGGTGACGAAGAAGGTCTCCTGGCTTCTCTGGAGGAGTTCATTCCCGCTAACTACACGGATTCGGAATGGATTCAGTTGTATGAATCTTCTAATCTCCTGGATGCGGCCTTTTATGTGACAAGTCACGGACTGTATTTACAGGCTTTAAATGATGCCGTTGTCTGCGACTACTGGGGAGATCTGAAGATCGGTCACGCCTCTCCGGCGGCATGGGAACAAATTCAGTTCGAAGGACTGCGTACGATGGACGGAAAGATATGGAGCGGATTAAAGGTTGAAGGGGAGTGGAAGGTGACGGAAGGGGGCTTGGCGAATGTAAAAAATGAGGCATAA
- the ssuC gene encoding aliphatic sulfonate ABC transporter permease SsuC, whose product MSAGGKLKLQHRWADTILPWIIPAVVVALWQLFGSIGWISDRVLPTPLAVLKAAVTLTANGDLARALSISAGRAFIGFAIGATIGFVMGLLNGVIPLAEKLTDASLQMIRNIPHLALIPLVIAWFGIDEEAKLFLVALGVVFPIYLNTLHGIRSVDPQLIEMAKVYRLSPWELYRNVILPGAMPSILVGFRFALGIMWLTLIVAETISANAGIGYMAMNAREFFQLDIVVFSIIVYALLGKLSDSAAKGLERRWLQWHPHYGKQRKVSRIT is encoded by the coding sequence ATGAGCGCAGGAGGTAAACTCAAATTACAACATAGATGGGCAGATACAATTCTGCCTTGGATCATTCCTGCCGTAGTCGTGGCGTTGTGGCAACTGTTCGGCAGCATCGGATGGATATCGGACCGCGTGTTACCGACACCGTTGGCTGTGCTGAAAGCGGCTGTTACCCTGACCGCGAACGGAGACTTGGCCCGCGCGCTCAGCATCAGCGCGGGAAGAGCCTTTATAGGCTTCGCGATCGGAGCAACTATCGGATTCGTTATGGGACTACTGAACGGAGTCATTCCTCTGGCCGAGAAATTAACGGACGCTTCCCTCCAGATGATTCGGAACATCCCGCATCTGGCGCTGATCCCGTTAGTCATCGCATGGTTTGGAATTGATGAGGAAGCGAAGTTGTTCCTGGTCGCGCTCGGTGTTGTTTTTCCGATTTATTTAAATACGTTGCACGGCATCCGATCAGTAGACCCACAGCTGATTGAGATGGCCAAAGTGTATCGTTTAAGTCCGTGGGAACTGTATCGCAACGTTATTTTGCCGGGAGCCATGCCTTCCATTCTGGTAGGTTTTCGCTTCGCATTAGGCATTATGTGGCTCACACTGATTGTGGCGGAAACCATCTCCGCGAATGCCGGTATCGGCTATATGGCGATGAATGCAAGAGAGTTTTTTCAACTGGATATTGTCGTATTCAGCATTATTGTGTATGCCCTGTTAGGCAAGTTGTCGGATTCCGCGGCTAAAGGGCTGGAAAGGAGATGGTTGCAGTGGCATCCCCATTACGGCAAGCAGAGGAAAGTTTCGAGGATTACCTGA